One part of the Oncorhynchus clarkii lewisi isolate Uvic-CL-2024 chromosome 7, UVic_Ocla_1.0, whole genome shotgun sequence genome encodes these proteins:
- the LOC139414349 gene encoding coiled-coil domain-containing protein 174-like, with protein MDKKKKQYAVTASSLVDLKAELYRKQEQFKHEKLGQDAGTSTKAPKSKKPNVWSKQNEGVSERGQKDVELVAEEENNLDRAKRKLEEKAKLYEQMTKGDFLDEETEGLFLVDFTQKIIDKKRENHAQRESEREDRESSSPIPPPENPGEEWVDYVDALGRSRRCMKKDLPGFKKMDKDFQGKRLDPAEKDLLSEDMRRELQRQEWEREEEEAMNRPVGPIHYENIREQEARELGVGYFAFSQDQEQRRKQRETLDMLRDQTTDQRSKRDQLKEKRKTLLDARLAKVRQRKMKKAKLDGTEDDQGDEHNQEGKEDLIGPLPPSGGAPEEAPALKKVVVEIQERRDTKPGVPHVREWDRGKVDFFGEWTSRRRDERESEFAPPSAYFSNNKRQSYGKEAKREKDKPKMAFKWSEGQLGGRKVPQANPKSTPVSQPQPRSTPIPQPSTPVPSQPQPTPSPAQPQNTVHLQNTPAPPEPQCPAQPPPQYSPSQQPQPQYTPPPPPPQTHPQFDYPFQPQFAHLPFHPQYPTPPHLQYGAPPHYPPQYTPQYPPQPQTQPQCHPQTQPPPQTQPPSQSLDDMLSFYKNYS; from the exons ATGGATAAAAAGAAAAAGCAATATGCCGTGACTGCTTCATCT CTGGTTGATCTCAAAGCTGAACTCTATAGGAAACAAGAGCAATTCAAACATGAAAAATTGGGGCAAGATGCTGGAACTAGTACCAAAGCCCCCAAAAGCAAG AAACCTAATGTATGGAGCAAACAGAATGAGGGTGTTTCAGAGCGGGGACAGAAAGATGTGGAACTGGTGGCAGAGGAAGAGAACAACCTTGACAGGGCAAA GCGCAAGCTAGAGGAGAAGGCAAAACTGTATGAGCAGATGACCAAAGGAGACTTTCTTG ATGAGGAGACAGAGGGACTTTTTCTGGTGGATTTCACCCAGAAGATTATtgacaagaagagagagaatCATGCCcaacgagagagtgagagagaggatagagagagctCCTCCCCCATCCCACCCCCTGAGAACCCAGGCGAGGAATG GGTGGACTATGTAGATGCTTTGGGACGATCTCGGAGATGCATGAAGAAAGACCTACCAGGGTTCAAGAAAATGGACAAAGACTTTCAGGGAAAAAG ACTTGACCCGGCTGAGAAGGACCTGCTGTCAGAGGACATGCGTAGAGAGCTGCAAAGgcaggagtgggagagggaggaggaggaggccatGAACAGACCTGTGGGTCCAATCCACTATGAGAACATCAGGGAGCAAG AGGCCCGTGAGCTGGGTGTGGGCTACTTTGCATTCTCTCAGGACCAGGAGCAgcgcaggaaacagagagagaccctGGACATGCTCAGAGACCAG ACAACAGACCAGCGCAGTAAGAGGGACCAGCtgaaggagaagagaaagacTCTGCTGGATGCTCGGCTGGCCAAGGTGAGGCAGAGGAAGATGAAGAAGGCCAAGCTGGACGGAACTGAGGACGACCAGGGAGATGAACACAACCAAG AAGGGAAGGAGGACCTGATTGGGCCCCTACCCCCATCAGGTGGAGCACCTGAAGAGGCCCCTGCATTGAagaaggtggtggtggagatcCAGGAGAGGAGGGACACCAAGCCAGGAGTACCCCACGTCAGAGAGTGGGACAGGGGAAAAG TGGACTTTTTTGGCGAGTGGACGAGTCGGCGGCGGGATGAGAGGGAGTCGGAATTCGCCCCTCCCTCTGCGTACTTCAGCAATAATAAAAGACAGAGCTATGGGAAAGAGGCCAAACGTGAGAAGGACAAACCCAAAATGGCCTTCAAGTGGTCCGAGGGGCAGCTTGGAGGGCGCAAGGTGCCCCAGGCCAACCCCAAAAGTACTCCTGTATCCCAGCCTCAGCCCAGAAGTACGCCTATACCCCAGCCAAGTACCCCTGTACCCTCACAACCTCAACCCACACCATCCCCTGCTCAGCCCCAAAACACTGTCCATCTCCAAAATACACCTGCACCTCCAGAACCTCAATGCCCCGCCCAACCCCCACCTCAGTACTCCCCCTCCCAACAGCCCCAACCCCAAtatacaccaccacctccaccaccacaaacaCACCCTCAGTTTGATTACCCATTTCAGCCCCAATTTGCACATCTACCCTTTCATCCCCAGTATCCCACTCCACCTCACCTCCAGTATGGAGCCCCACCTCACTACCCCCCTCAATACACCCCACAGTATCCCCCCCAGCCACAAACTCAGCCCCAGTGCCACCCTCAGACCCAGCCCCCCCCTCAGACCCAGCCCCCCTCCCAGAGCCTGGATGACATGCTGTCCTTCTACAAGAATTATTCTTGA